The region CTGGTGCGCCCATAACTGGCACCACTGCAACAACGCACTGTCGCTGTCCAGCCCGACGGGATCGCGGCAGCGCCACAACACGGAGGGGGATGGAGAGATGCGGGCAAACAGATTGACCACCACCAGGGCGTCATAGCCCCAGTCCCCTGCGAAGCCGATCAGACGGCGCAAGGTGGGATCGTCCCGCTCTGCATCAGCCCGAGACGGATTCAACCCCAGAAAGATCAAAACCCTGCCGCCCGGCCGCCAACGTCGCGTTAGCCACCAGCGGAAGCAGCCGTCGGCACTGATGCTGGCGTCAGACCCCCAGATGGGCCCGGCTGAGCTCAAGGATGCGCTGACTAGCCTTGCCATCACCAAAGGGGTTAACAGCCCTGGACATCGCCTCGTAGGCCGCAGCGTCGCTGAGCAACCGTGAAGCTTCCTCCAGAATGGCCCCAGGCTGAGTGCCAACGAGTCGCGCCGTGCCTGCATCCACCGCCTCTGGCCGTTCAGTCGTGCGGCGAAGCACCAGCACGGGCTTCCCTAGAGCCGGAGCTTCCTCTTGCAAGCCGCCAGAGTCGGTCAACAGAAGGGTGCAACCCTTCATGGCCGCCACCAATCGGTCGTAGTCGAGCGGTTCAGTCAGCACAACCCGTGGGTGATCCCCCAGCAGGGCCTGCAGCGGTTCGCGCACGGTGGGATTGCGATGCAGTGGCAACAGCAGCGCCGTATCGGGGTGGCGATCCAGCACCTGCAGCATCCCTGAGGCGATGTCCTTCAGCCGCTCCCCCCAGTTCTCACGGCGGTGAACTGTGGCCAGGATCACCCGCTGGTTGTCCCAGTCGAGACCATCGAAGCTGATCTGCGGTGCCGTTTCCGCCATCAACAGCAAGGCATCAATCACGGTGTTGCCGGTGACGCTCACCTCACCCACGACCCCTGACGCCCTGAGATTGGCCTCCGCTTTCTGCGTCGGTGCGAAGTGCAGGGTCGCGATCTGTGAAAGAAGCCGTCGATTGGCTTCTTCCGGGAACGGATCCAGCAGGTTGTCCGTGCGCAGGCCGGCTTCGACATGGCCCACGGGGATCTGCTCATAGAACGCCGCAAGGCCAGCTGCGAAGGCAGTGGTGGTGTCGCCTTGCACGAGCACCAGCTGAGGTGGGTAAGCCTGAAAATCCTCCCGCAGACCCTCCAGGGCTGCACAGGTGACGTGCGTCAGAGTCTGGCGCGGTGCCATCAGATTCAGATCCCTGTCCGCTGTGAGCTGGAACAGGTCCATCACCTGGGACACCATCTCCCTGTGCTGACCAGTCAGCACCACCCGGGTGCGCACTGCTGAGGAGTTCTGAAAAACCCTGATCACCGGAGCAAGCTTGATGGCCTCCGGTCGGGTGCCCAGGACGATCGTGACCCGGGGCTGCTCCGTCATCACCGTTAGTGCAGTGACCGGATCTTACGGCTCATATTCAAGAAGGACTTGCCAGCGGAGCCATCGGGACGATCCTGAAAGCACTCCCTTGAATCGCCGTGGCCCAGCCGGTCTTCCCCCCCCCAGCTTCCCGCCGCGACCAAGAGCGTCATCGCAGCCAGCCGTAGCACCGCCCGCTGGACCGCCAACGTCAACACCCCATGGCGCACCCAACCTGGAGGCCATCGTCAAGATCGCCCACGAGGAAGGACACTCCGACGTTCATCTCGGCGTTGGCGAAGTGCCGCGGTACCGGGCCCGCGGTGAGATGCAGAGCACCGAATGGCCCGCCACCGACCTTTCCACCTTTAGGGGTGGCTGCACGAGATCCTGTCCCCGCAGCAGATCGATTCCTTCTTCCGCGAAAAGGAGTTCGACGGCTCCCATGCGTTCCCCTTCGTGCGCATCCGGATCAACCTGCTCGATTCCTTGCGGGGCCCGGCGATGGTGCTACGGCTGATCCCTCAGACCATCCTCACGATGGAACAGCTCAAGCTGCCTGAGGTGCTCACCGAACTGGCCGGTCGCCCCAAGGGTCTGATCCTGGTGACAGGCCCCACCGGTTCCGGCAAAAGCACCACCCTCGCCGCGATGATCGACTGGATCAATCGCAATGAAACCCGCCACATCCTCACGATTGAGGACCCGGTGGAATTCGTGCACGACAGCAAACGATCCCTGATCCGGCACCAGGAGGTGGGGATGCACACCCTCAAATTTCACAACGCCCTACGTGCCGCCCTGAGGGAAGACCCCGATGTGATTCTCGTCGGGGAGATTCGCGACCAGGAAACCCTCTCCACCGCCCTGGAAGCCGCCCAGACGGGTCACTTGGTGTTCGGCACCCTTCACACCAATTCAGCGGTGAAAACCGTCGAGCGGGTTCTGGGGATGTTTCCACCCGAAGAGCAAGACAGCGTGCGGCGTTCCCTCTCGGAATCGCTACAAGGGGTCATCGCCCAGGGACTGATCCGCACCACCGACGGAAAACGGGCAGCCTTCCACGACATCCTCATCAACACGGATGCCTGCAGGGACTACATCCAACGCGGAGCCCTGGATCAGGTGGAAGAAATTTTGGAGCGCAGCAGTTTTGATGGAATGGTGACCACCAACCAATCCCTGCAAGCGCTCGTCGAAGCTGGGCGTGTGGAGCCCGACAAGGCTGTGGCCGTCAGTCTCAAACCCAATGAGCTGGCCCAGGTCCTGCGGGGAAGGAGTTGATCAGTTCCCGGCAAACACTCGGACGAGCAGCACAACCGCCAAACCGGCTGACAAGCCGATCATGGCCAGTCGTCCGTTCCAGATTTCAGCCTGCGGTGTGAATCCACGCTTCCAGGCATTCAGTTCGTCCGACCCGACGGGCTCAGCGACGCCACTGGTCTTTTCGAGTTGCTCAGCCATGCCCTCAGTGCCGTGCGCCAACACCCTACGAGTGTTTTCAAAAGGCTGGCTGCTCGTTGTAAAGCTGGTCCGCATGATCCAGGGGGCAGCGCGCCGACACCCCGGTCCTCCAGGAGCAGCCCCGGACGCCAGCGTCCCAACGCAACAGGGCAGCCGCACCGATCATGGCGGCGTTATCGGTGCAATACGACAGCGGTGCCACCGAGACCCGCACCCCCACGGCGTTGGAGCGCTGCTCCAGGGTTTGTCGCAACCGGCGGTTGGCCGCCACACCACCCACCATCACCAGCTCTTCAAGGCCATGGTCCATGGCACACCGCAAACTGCGCTCCACCAGAACGTCCACCACCACCTGCTCAAAACTGGCGGCAAGATCAGCCGTCGGCAGCGGACCTGACTGAGCCTCCACGGTGCGCAGCATGGCCGTTTTCAGCCCGCTGAACGAAAAGTCATAGGGATGGAAGCCTCCCTCTGGCAGGGAGATACGCCCCTTCGGCAACTTGAACCGACGACCATCACCGCCCTCAGCCGCTGCCTGAATGGCCGGCCCGCCCGGGTAGCCAAGGCCAAGCAAACGCGCCACTTTGTCGAAGGCCTCCCCTGCAGCATCGTCATGGCTGCGGCCAAGCCGCTGCATCACCCCATCCGCTTCGACGCGGATCAGTTCGGTGTGCCCACCGCTCACTAGCAGCAC is a window of Synechococcus sp. A15-24 DNA encoding:
- the tsaD gene encoding tRNA (adenosine(37)-N6)-threonylcarbamoyltransferase complex transferase subunit TsaD: MTSVLALETSCDESAAALVCRHADGKFEVRSARIASQVEEHARWGGVVPEIASRRHVEALPGLIQQVLEESGSTLDEVDAIAATVTPGLAGALMVASVTGRTLSALHDRPFLAVHHLEGHLASVHLAERRPQLPYLVLLVSGGHTELIRVEADGVMQRLGRSHDDAAGEAFDKVARLLGLGYPGGPAIQAAAEGGDGRRFKLPKGRISLPEGGFHPYDFSFSGLKTAMLRTVEAQSGPLPTADLAASFEQVVVDVLVERSLRCAMDHGLEELVMVGGVAANRRLRQTLEQRSNAVGVRVSVAPLSYCTDNAAMIGAAALLRWDAGVRGCSWRTGVSARCPLDHADQLYNEQPAF
- the wecB gene encoding UDP-N-acetylglucosamine 2-epimerase (non-hydrolyzing): MTEQPRVTIVLGTRPEAIKLAPVIRVFQNSSAVRTRVVLTGQHREMVSQVMDLFQLTADRDLNLMAPRQTLTHVTCAALEGLREDFQAYPPQLVLVQGDTTTAFAAGLAAFYEQIPVGHVEAGLRTDNLLDPFPEEANRRLLSQIATLHFAPTQKAEANLRASGVVGEVSVTGNTVIDALLLMAETAPQISFDGLDWDNQRVILATVHRRENWGERLKDIASGMLQVLDRHPDTALLLPLHRNPTVREPLQALLGDHPRVVLTEPLDYDRLVAAMKGCTLLLTDSGGLQEEAPALGKPVLVLRRTTERPEAVDAGTARLVGTQPGAILEEASRLLSDAAAYEAMSRAVNPFGDGKASQRILELSRAHLGV
- a CDS encoding chlorophyll a/b-binding protein, producing the protein MAEQLEKTSGVAEPVGSDELNAWKRGFTPQAEIWNGRLAMIGLSAGLAVVLLVRVFAGN
- a CDS encoding DUF1643 domain-containing protein; amino-acid sequence: MSSAGPIWGSDASISADGCFRWWLTRRWRPGGRVLIFLGLNPSRADAERDDPTLRRLIGFAGDWGYDALVVVNLFARISPSPSVLWRCRDPVGLDSDSALLQWCQLWAHQEAWALWCGWGNSGGRFDRAQEVMDLLKPVVQQRAERFPLAPGPQAIALTRSCQPRHPLYAPRGLLLKPFRWAGPDAIGHPEETPAVSVQH